A portion of the Cryptomeria japonica chromosome 5, Sugi_1.0, whole genome shotgun sequence genome contains these proteins:
- the LOC131068751 gene encoding 17.8 kDa class I heat shock protein, translating to MSLIPSFFGRRSNVFDPFSLDVWDPLGAFNSSFTRDMVPSSEFARDAAAVANTQIDWKETADAHIFKADLPGLKKEEVKIEVEDGRILQISGERSKEEEQNNEKYHRVERSRGKFLRRFQLPENAKVEEVKAAMENGVLTVTA from the exons ATGTCTCTGATTCCCAGCTTCTTCGGCAGGAGATCGAATGTGTTTGATCCATTTTCTCTTGATGTGTGGGATCCTCTCGGAGCTTTTAACTCCTCCTTTACCAGGGATATGGTTCCTTCCTCAGAATTTGCGAGGGATGCAGCTGCTGTTGCCAATACACAAATCGATTGGAAAGAGACTGCGGATGCTCATATTTTCAAGGCTGATCTGCCAG GTTTGAAGAAAGAGGAGGTGAAAATCGAAGTGGAAGACGGAAGAATTTTGCAGATAAGCGGAGAACGCAGTAAAGAAGAGGAGCAAAACAACGAGAAATATCACCGAGTAGAACGCTCGCGGGGCAAATTCCTGCGGCGATTCCAGCTGCCGGAAAATGCAAAAGTGGAAGAAGTTAAAGCTGCCATGGAAAATGGAGTGCTGACAGTGACTGCCTAA